GACTCCCACGTTGCTAAAAACCAGGAAAAGGTTCGAAACGATGAGTGCAGGCAGCACCACGGACACCGAAGGTGGCATCAGTCCACTGTGGGAGTGTGAGGAGGTCAGTGACAGTGATTCGGAGTGACGTGACCGCTCTTTATTCTTATGTTTATCTCTCCTGTAAGCTAACATCTTGTTGTGGTAAtggttttgtttcttctttagAAAGAAAATGAACACATCAATGATCAGAAGGGGAGAGGGCAATCCAAAGAATGTGCCCCCACCTTgtctcacacaaacaaagaggagtCTGTCTCCACACCTCGAGGGGATATTTGCTCATCAGTGAGAGAACACCATGGGCCTGGGGTTCCCTCATCTGTGAAGAGAACATATTCAGACATAGAATGTAGTCCAGAGTCGCTGAAGATCCAAGCCAAGAAGAGAAACTCGGACTACAAGAGATGCTTCAAGATTCCAGAAGAGACTGCCAGGTTTCACACCGGCTTGACTGGAGTGTTTTCTTCCATCCAACTAGGCGACTTTATGACCTCTTCTGAGGAGGCTGGGGGCCCGAAACGCTCCAGTCCCATTGCTGTGGCCAAAAGTCTGTTTTCTGACCTGGATGAGCCAGGGGAGGACGTGTTCGAAGACGGAGTCAAAGACTTGTCACATTCAAGTGTCACGTCTCCGTGTTCTGGGAACAGCGATATTTGCAGGAGCTTGAGTCTGGACTCTGACGACTCCGTGCATGAAACCTCTCTCTGTACTGACAGGCTGGCAGCTCTACAACCAAGACAGCCCTCCAGAAAGAGAAACTTTCTGTCTCCCGTGGAActagaggagaggagacactCCTCTACAGCTGAATTACAAGTGCCCTCTGCTGTCTCAACTGAAACACCTAAGCTTGGTCACTTTGGTCAGGGCGGTGAACCCCAGTGTTCCTTCCTAAACCGACTTCCTGATCTGGGTTGCAGTGTGTCGCAGTCCCCCTTGTTCCTCAAGCCGCGAAACATTGTCTGTTTCCGCAGCTACTGTAGCTCCATTAACCGCTCCAACATATCAGGGGTGTCCCGAATGAGCACTGGATCTGTGGAGGCTATGGACCTATCTACAACAGCTTCTTATCACTCTGCATCTGGGACTGCAACACCACTGCAGAAAAGAGCCAGCTCCAACAGTTCTCTCTATCAGGTAGATCCGATGCAAGCACGATAAACAGAGACACGATGTCAGGTTGTACACTCTGGTTATAgttattcatttaaaatatagAAACCTTCTGACTGTGGGCCATTGGTGCATCTTGTAACCTACTAGAGAGGTACTGATGTGGACTTTTTCAGTCCTGATACCTGAGCTTTGCATGCTCCATGTGGATCAGCCCTATTATCTGATATTCGATCTAACTATTGAGTCAATATAGGAGCCGGTATCTgatattaatttaaaaattgtgactttatttttaaatcttaaCAAAAGCTATTCAGATTGTTATATGTGGAATTTTAAGTTGGATGTACGGCCTTGATTCTAAATATTTGTTCTAGTATAGACGCGTGTTGTGATGTCTTTTATTTACATGTCCCtttttataatgtgtttttgctccCCTCTCGTCAGACTCCTCAGCCCATGTCGACCTCTCATACCCCCTTCAGGACTCCAAAGAGCGTCCGAAGGGGCGCGCTGCCTGTTGAGGGTGGACTCATTTTAGGCACGCCTGACTATTTGGCTCCGGAGCTTCTTCTGGGCAAACCACACGGTAAGAGCAGGGAATTCAAAACCCGAACAGTCGAGTCTTTTTGGCAACGTCATAGGCGTTCTTTACCTTGTAGCTGTGGTGACAGGCCTTCTCTTTTAGTTTCAGGAAGTGCTCAGTATGGTAAGTGTATCATGATATTTGATGTTTCCTGCCAGTGAGCTTGCATGTCACTGGGCCTGCTAATACGCTGAGGGAATGAGCTGATTCCTTCCCCGTCTCCctgtcccctctgtctctggtgAACAATCCCTGATTGGCCTGATTGGAGGGAGACTGcgagcctgctgtgtgtgtggttacaaAGGTTTTAAAAAATTGGGTCTCCTTTAACAATGCGCTAACACCATTGTTAACAGCAGGGGAATGGTTTGTTTATACACTTTTAACTGGACAAATATGGGTTATTGCTCTTATTATCTTACATATTTGTAACTGATACAGGCGCTGCCATTTAATATAAGCCATTGACGTGTCCTGTTTGTTCCAAAAATACCAGCGTGATTGCTGCTGTTCGAGTTCATGAGCATCTGAGATATGAATGATCCCGTGTGGAAGAAATGATTTATCTCCCGTGCTAACCCAGTAATAGACACTGATCATTATAGTGAATAAGCAAAGTTCCTTTAAAACTGCACAGTTAGACACAAAatctgcatctctgtgtgttggaTGTTGAGTGTTTTCATAATGGGGACCTGCTTTTTGAAATGCCCTCCAGTAGAGTGTATCACTGCTGTCAATTTATTCACTATGATTACTAAGGTCATCCTTCATCCTAAGTCTAACGTAGCCCCTGCTTTTGCCACTGCAGTACAGTTAGTGCACGCTCTAACAGGAAATCCAGCTGTGCGTTATAATCTCACTCACATTTCTCTTTACCCCTCAGACTGCATGGTGGACTGGTGGGCGCTGGGGGTGTGTCTTTTCGAGTTCCTAACCGGCGTGCCACCTTTCAACGACGAGACACCTCAGCTGGTCTTCCAGAATATTCTCAACAGAGGTGCGTTAGATCTCCTGTCCTGAACCTCAACCACAAAATGCTCAGAAGTTCTTCACTGTATGCTCATTCGCTTACATTTTGTGACAAAACATATCTATTTCAGACATCCCCTGgcctgagggggaggaggagctcTCTGTGAATTCAAGGAATGCCATTGAAATTCTGCTGACAATGGACAACACAAAACGAGCTGGTCTAAAGGGTGAGGAACACCTTTAAGATCTATGCTGTTAGCACAATCTTCATCCTCTGGTTGACacgttttttatatatatatatatatatatatactgtgttTCCAAGAGTCTCTCTGACCTCGGGGACCCACTGTGACCCACTTTCAGGCTTTTGTTTAATGGAGGTTAGAATCCATTAGTTTCCTGTATTTAAAGGAAGCATGTAAATATGCAGACAAGTTAGCTGTTTCATGTGAACTGTAATATTTATTAGCACAACatacctgctgtgtgttttcatcaaatGTTGAaatgggatgtgtgtgtgtgtgtcttccaccAGAGCTGAAGTGCCACCCCCTGTTTGATGGCCTGGACTGGGACAACCTGCAGAACCAGCCGATGCTTTTTATACCTCAGCCGGAGGACGAAACCGACACTTCGTACTTTGAGGCAAGGAACAACGCTCAGCACATTGCCGTGTCAGGCTTCAGCCTAtaggtgttttattttaaacagcaCACCTCTATCAGACCCTGTTATACTAATAAATATACAGACATGGATCTGATTATGTGTCTGttgtgatataaaaaaaaaactttttatgtTATGTGCAATCACTGGTTATAACAGCCAGACATTTCTAACACATCACTGTATTATTTAGTTACGTCTCTTTAAGTTAAATTCTAGCAAACATACTATTTGCCGTGTCTTTATTATGCTGTGGGGGTACTATAGTGACGTTAAAGGAGTAGTTCAGTTACTGTGAGGTCAGGGTTGCATGAGTCCATAGTGCATGGTGGTTGAAAATGAGGTGGAAAGTGTCACctggaaaaatgtattttagctGCCTATAAagctcagattaaaaaaaaaaaaagctacacaGACTCCATTGGGGGGAAAAAGCAATAATTTTACCCCCGACAACAGATGAGTTTCTgatctgctgtgtgactgtggtgTTTTAATGCATCAATTGAAatacaaatgaatgtgttaacACGCTAAAGCTAAAAAGCTAAATACAACATACAGTAACACAAATTGTGGCAAATGTGGGCTGAAACCTGTATTGTGTAAGGGTAAATCCAGGTTCTATCAGTGGAGTCTGGTAGCTTTTCAATGTCTGACTGCAAGATCATTATATTAGAAACTTTGGCTAAATATACAGTAGACACTgaaactgatttatttttatgtggCTACAATATTTCACTATAATAGCAGCTCGGTTCCTGACCTCTTTTCTGCCTTCCGATCTTCCGAGCACAGTCTAGTGTAGATAATTCACTGATTATAGATAAGTAACTCGTGCAAATCCACTTCAAAGAATCCAGACTCTCCCTTTAACCTGCCACACAGATATGCTCCGTTATCTAACTGCACTGTTCATCATTGAAATGTTCCCCTGCTGGGTGGGCGGGCCTGCTAAACTTCTCTCTTAGGGGTGCAACACTGCTAAAGATTCATTTagtaatatattttatatgtaaCTCCTGCTATAAACACTGTGTTCTTGTTTTAGTAGTTCCTTATTATTCCaactgtttttatgttgtttgtgaTTTTCACACTACCACGTGCTTCTTGTAAAGTTTTATCTTGGTGACTCTGAGgtaaaaagatgcaaataaaatgtttgtaaCATACTTTGAAATTGGAGGTAATTATTGCTACAAATATCAACATAATTTAGAAATAAATGTAATGAGAATATGAATACGTCTGCATAATTATTATAAAAAGACTGAATAAAATGTATGCTGCACAAAAATGGGCAGATGAAGACTGACATGTTTAGAAATTACAAGAAAACTACGTTGATCTTCCTCCTGTGGGCGGGGCTTAACTGCACTCTGATTTAAAATAATGCAGAAACATGACTGCTTTGTGAAAATTTTATTTCAGGCTGATATCGTCACATGCAGACACCACTCTATCCACAGAGAGGGTGAGAAAGCCTCTTTGTGTTTAGTAGAAAGATGAGCTAACCcttctttttattaaaacataatgGCTCTGGAAAAGATTAGTGCTATTGCAGATGCCAACCTTTGCAAATATGATATAATATTCTACATTAATAATACACATGGATGCAATTAAAATATTGCATGTTGATCTCAACTGTACAGCTATTTATACAATTCTGCAATAAGCTGGCCAGGATTACTATAATCAGTCCAAAGCTCTCTGATAttcatacaaaacaaaaaaaaacattaagattttgcaacagaaaacaacatgaaCATATGTTATGCATTTTTATAATCTGATATCTGAGTGGAAGGCTCTCACCTCCTCATGACTCACTAGTTGGTGTGATTAATGCAAATTTGGTCCAGAACTCTGCAACAGTTATGCTACAATATGTGAATGTAGGAAATGATAATGCCACCTAAAATATGAATGTACCTTACGATGTTGAGGCACTTTGTCTATTTGAAAAGTCAGACACTGcattacatgtacacacactcacacactcacactttaaACATAAACCTGGAATCTGACCAGCGAAGCCTATTAACTGATGCTAAAACCAATAAATATTAACTTATTCCAAGAATTATATAAAGAATCTCACATTTTCAGTACAGTATTACATTCAATCCTTACATCTATTCTACAGTTATTacaatttgttttattatagCAGCATTACCTGGGCGGCTAATGAATGGTGGGAAACGTCTAATCACATCAAgctacacactgcagacactcCCCATCTCAGGACAGAGGATAAGGTTCATTCCAGTACATCTCAAATAGCCCATACATTCATCTTCCCGTTTGCTTCCAGAGTGCAACACGCTCGAGGTGCCTTCTTCATAGTGCAAAAGCAAATTACTGGGCTGTGGGTCTAATCatgggggagaggagggagttACAGCCATTAGCAACCCAACCACAGATGTTCAGAGCACTCCAGTGAGCAGGTTCAGTTGATTTGTCTGGTGAGAAGACATCATATTATTACACAAATATAGCATGTACAGTACAATGCATATTAGTATTAGTAGACAGTGataccttctcctcctctgcaagAATAAGCGGATAAGCCACTGAACCACAAATGGCCAAATGACAGCAAAGGCCAGACTGGTTGGTGAAATGTCGAAAGGCCACCAGGATGGTTTCTAAGTGAGAAAGAATCAGCTTTATTACACATTTAACTTGTTTTAATAGTTCCCATTAATAATCAGAAGCAGTGTTTACCTGAATCCTCCTgttcacaggaagtgatgcataAGTAGGAGACAGAGCCACAGATCTCGCCTGTTAAAGAGAGAAGCTGACACCGTTAGTCTCTCATCGCCTCATGATGTTTGCTGAGCCAAAGTACATTCTCTTTATCTGtcctgaaaatcatacacacacagaactttGCATTTTTACACACCATGTAGTGTTACATATCCACTGATGTGGAGAACAGTCTTTCAGTCATATCTCTTAGAAGGTATGCTGCTTCGATAGTTAAAGACAAGAATAATTCTCTTTATGTTTACAGTAAATGGTTCATCaaagaaaaaccaaaacaaagatgagaaTCTTTGACAGCTttcatgtagcagttagcatgttggtTACTTATTATACAATATGCACAAAAATGAACTTTGGTAGGTACCAAAGGTACTAAAAAATGTTTGCAGATAAACTGTCTTCAGCATTGGTGCAAAATGAACTAAAAGATTAGATGCACTCATCTGGACCTTTGATTTGTGTCCTCTAAATGCCCTTTCTCAATGTAATGGGTAAAGAGGACATGCTGGTCTGACCTGGCTTGCTGTTAGAGCCTCGAGGGTGTGCAGCCTCTCCAGAACGCTCTgcatgtcctcctgcagccgtgCCAGAGCCACCACAATCTGCTCATTTAGGTTCCCGCCCGGTGTTACAGCACCTCCCCAGCGGCCCCCATCCCCATCTCCACTGCTGTGCGTGGGCATCATAGATCCAGAGCCAAGACCTGGAGACCTGGAACCTAGAGGCAAAgccaaaaaaaagtaaatacacacatattatTGTACTTGTTTGAGGGTAAAATCCCTGCAGCCATACCATGTCCTCTTCTGATCAAGGAGCTGCGTGGCACGTCCACATTTAGCCTCTGCCCCTGTGACATTGTTCCCCCTGCTTCTCCGTCTTCCCCTCCACACCTGATGACCTCTGGTGAGCTCTCCTGCAACACTTCTCCAGGCAACAGGACATgactttcctcttcctccaggtCATCCAGAGAGCGGTTATGCTCTGAGCTCTGGAGAAGATGCACAATGTGATAACTAAGCAGTTTAGAAAAGGACCAGTATTTGTGTGGTTTGACTTGCCTCCTGACCGAACTGGTCCACAGAGTCACAATAGACTTCACTGTCTGAGTCACTGGCCAGATGGTTGGGTCCAGACACCTCTCCACTTGGATCTGGTGGCAGTACAAAGGGGAACAAAAGCAGCTCAGACTGGACCTGCATCATAATGGCTACACTCCACTGTAATTAACAGTGACATGGAGGAAGTTCACCTAATTTGGGGCTTTGTGCTCCACTTGAGCAGAGCCATTAATTTACTCCATTAAAGCTGCCCCAGGAGCAGCTAATGTGTAAGGGGTGGCTACAGCTCTGAGAACCAGCCTGAGCAGATTATCTGATCACATGATGCACTCATACACAGGCAGTCAGCATGAGTGTGGGGGAGTCGTTTTATTTCCTAACCTGTGTGGTGCCCGTTGAGCAGAGGCTCGCCAACCGAACCCTCCTGTGAGTCCTCACTGTTCAGGGCAGCCCTGGAATGGCTGCCGTTGGTCAGATGGTTGACCCCATTAGTCACTTTACCATTTGACACGAGTTTGTGTCTCCTGGTTgagctcttcttctttggttgTAACACTGCTGATTTCTTGtctggaaaaaagaagaaactctAAATAGTCTCTTGTATtcacacacaaatcaaaaaTATGGAGCTTTGTTACCTTTTCCAACCTCCCTTATCACTacgtcttcttcctcttcctcctcctcatcctcctcctcctcctcttcctcttcctcttccacaTCCTCCTGTCGCCTGTCCTCTATTGGTTTTTGCCTGGCAGGCTGAGTCTTCAGGGTGCCGTTCATTTCCATGGATCTGACAATGTCCTTTGCGACACTCTTTGTCTGCATTGAATTCAGCATTGTACCAAACCCTGTGCAACAAGATGGATTTTTATGACAAGCTCATAAATACTAAAAGCCACTGCTCCCTTTATCCCTCTGAGCCACACGCAGTTGCTAGGCGTATTTTTTACCTTGTCACATTTTTCATTCAAATTTAAAagttgtttccttttttctttaacatgttttaataTACTGGACAGTGACAAGAGACACGAAGCAACAGAGCTGAGGAAAAAGAGATGACATTCAGCAAAGGTATCAGAACCTGTACCACCACAGTAAAGAGTATAGTCTCAGTTCACAGTGCACCCACAAAACCAGGTGAGCTACCCGGGCACCCCCAGATGTTGTTTCTAAGAGTACAATGCTACTGTTTCTCTAGTACTAACAAAGCATGTGTAATAGGACAGCTAATAAACACGATCTGAGCTACACCACAAACAAGACACTAAAACTACTGTATATACCACCACACTGAAATATTACCACAGACATGTACTTGCCTTCCAGTTGCCTAGCAAACTGTGTCAAACGGGCTGAGCAAATAGCAAACAGCAAGAcattgtgaagaaaaaaagttgAGATCCGTTTCTTTCAACGTGAGGAAGTGAAAGGTAGCAAAGTAAAGGGAGTAAACCTCTACCTGTGCTCAGGTCTGATATCTGCGTgatcctcttcttctcttcaacCAGCTCGTAAAATGGACCAAGGACCCGTAATAGCTCCTCCACCTCATCAGTCATGGGCATTCCCTCCAGGATCTACATGCAAAATACAGACACAACACCTCTCAATAATATGATTGACAACTGTTGATAAAATTAAGTGAAATACAGGTTTTATGCTCATTTGTTAATGATGAGCTTTTTTTCAAATCTCATTTTTTCATGATGACTTTGCAAAACAGGCATAACATACCAGCTTCATCTCATCAACATAGGCTGACATGGCTTCCTCTTTCGGCATATCACCAAGGGAATTCCACGCATCcctacaataataataaaagggaacaaaaatacaaagagttaaatcaaatattcatcaaAACAGTCTGTTCCAGTTTCCAGCTTTGTCAACAGAGACGATTTATTTGAGGTCAGTGTGTTCTTTGCATGCTGTGGTTCAAAGGCCTTCAGAATCTGAACCAAACACTACAAACTCAagtgttttatttcacatttctcCTGAGAGAAAGTGAACTTTGTGTGTAAGAGTTCATTCTAAGTCGCACTTTAGCGGGTGCAAAGATCGCCTCACACATCTCAGAAGAGTTTCACCCTGAGGTCGAAGCAGGCACGAAGCTGCAAGTTACACAGTGTCTCATTCAGTCTGGGTGTCAGAGCAAAGTGTGCTCATTAGCTTCACATTGAAGGgaacttattattattttaaaaacactttaccATTTAGCTTTACCAACTGCATCCCAGAAGCCAGGCCGTGGTATATTGCATGCTCCCACAGTGGCTTGCTTATAATAACTGTAGAACTTGAGCATCATGTCATTGGAGGGCTGGAAGGGACCTGTGGAGAGAAAGTTTATTATAGAAAAGTAGGAAgtagcttttttttgttgtgaagTCTTCAAGACAGAGCAGACATGGTGTAAAGCTGCTAGTAAAGGGGATTACTTAAATCGCACAAGCTGCTGCTCCGCACTGCACCTGAGCAGCCCTGACAccatgcagcagcagcccgGTGCCTCCACTTACCATCCGGGGGTAAACTCTTGATCACTTTCACGGCGGCCTCGAACCTCAGCTCGGTCAAACGCGTCTTATCGGCCGCACTGACACTTTCCACCTCCATCGTGTCACTTTGACGGACAACTGCCACAAAACCTGCAGtcgacaaacaaacaaacacggcTTTACAATCAACATAcctcaacaaaaacacatttacatataACACAAACACTTTTATAGTAAAGCATATAGAAGAGTATAGTAACGTATAATATAATTCGCTGGACTTTTGTGACGCTATTGTTGCTAGCTTAACTTGTAACTAACAGTGTACAGTATGTTATGACCACCAGTAGGCGGAGGTTGAGACATTTGTGTATCTAGGACACAACATTTCACCTGCGACACGTCCTTATttatgctaactgctacatatGCTTGCAAACTTTCGACGGAAAAGCTCAAAACAAATGTTACTTACCGTTATTTTCAGCGACCTATCTGTTTGTCAGAAGGGGACTTGTCTTTAGTCC
This portion of the Parambassis ranga chromosome 20, fParRan2.1, whole genome shotgun sequence genome encodes:
- the mastl gene encoding serine/threonine-protein kinase greatwall isoform X2 gives rise to the protein MDAEEKEHLDKTKKTGDVPKPPSIDDFIVLKPISRGAFGKVYLARKKSNARLYAVKVMKKSDMVDKNMTGQMKAERDALALSKSPFVVHLFYSLQTATKIYLVMEYLIGGDVKSLLHIYGYFDQEMSVKYISEVALALDYLHRHGIIHRDLKPDNMLISNEGHIKLTDFGLSKVKLDRELSLMDILTTPSLAKPKKDYFRTPGQVLSLISSLGFNTPAAEGKRHCSASAASSPMSCSKLKQKNNSLDSPLMKKKDQLSSPALRPWKLGPNSSVFSPHKLAKNLTPTLLKTRKRFETMSAGSTTDTEGGISPLWECEEKENEHINDQKGRGQSKECAPTLSHTNKEESVSTPRGDICSSVREHHGPGVPSSVKRTYSDIECSPESLKIQAKKRNSDYKRCFKIPEETARFHTGLTGVFSSIQLGDFMTSSEEAGGPKRSSPIAVAKSLFSDLDEPGEDVFEDGVKDLSHSSVTSPCSGNSDICRSLSLDSDDSVHETSLCTDRLAALQPRQPSRKRNFLSPVELEERRHSSTAELQVPSAVSTETPKLGHFGQGGEPQCSFLNRLPDLGCSVSQSPLFLKPRNIVCFRSYCSSINRSNISGVSRMSTGSVEAMDLSTTASYHSASGTATPLQKRASSNSSLYQTPQPMSTSHTPFRTPKSVRRGALPVEGGLILGTPDYLAPELLLGKPHDCMVDWWALGVCLFEFLTGVPPFNDETPQLVFQNILNRDIPWPEGEEELSVNSRNAIEILLTMDNTKRAGLKELKCHPLFDGLDWDNLQNQPMLFIPQPEDETDTSYFEARNNAQHIAVSGFSL
- the mastl gene encoding serine/threonine-protein kinase greatwall isoform X1; the protein is MDAEEKEHLDKTKKTGDVPKPPSIDDFIVLKPISRGAFGKVYLARKKSNARLYAVKVMKKSDMVDKNMTGQMKAERDALALSKSPFVVHLFYSLQTATKIYLVMEYLIGGDVKSLLHIYGYFDQEMSVKYISEVALALDYLHRHGIIHRDLKPDNMLISNEGHIKLTDFGLSKVKLDRELSLMDILTTPSLAKPKKDYFRTPGQVLSLISSLGFNTPAAEGKRHCSASAASSPMSCSKLKQKNNSLDSPLMKKKDQLSSPALRPWKLGPNSSVFSPHKLAKNLTPTLLKTRKRFETMSAGSTTDTEGGISPLWECEEKENEHINDQKGRGQSKECAPTLSHTNKEESVSTPRGDICSSVREHHGPGVPSSVKRTYSDIECSPESLKIQAKKRNSDYKRCFKIPEETARFHTGLTGVFSSIQLGDFMTSSEEAGGPKRSSPIAVAKSLFSDLDEPGEDVFEDGVKDLSHSSVTSPCSGNSDICRSLSLDSDDSVHETSLCTDRLAALQPRQPSRKRNFLSPVELEERRHSSTAELQVPSAVSTETPKLGHFGQGGEPQCSFLNRLPDLGCSVSQSPLFLKPRNIVCFRSYCSSINRSNISGVSRMSTGSVEAMDLSTTASYHSASGTATPLQKRASSNSSLYQTPQPMSTSHTPFRTPKSVRRGALPVEGGLILGTPDYLAPELLLGKPHVSGSAQYDCMVDWWALGVCLFEFLTGVPPFNDETPQLVFQNILNRDIPWPEGEEELSVNSRNAIEILLTMDNTKRAGLKELKCHPLFDGLDWDNLQNQPMLFIPQPEDETDTSYFEARNNAQHIAVSGFSL
- the acbd5a gene encoding acyl-CoA-binding domain-containing protein 5A encodes the protein MEVESVSAADKTRLTELRFEAAVKVIKSLPPDGPFQPSNDMMLKFYSYYKQATVGACNIPRPGFWDAVGKAKWDAWNSLGDMPKEEAMSAYVDEMKLILEGMPMTDEVEELLRVLGPFYELVEEKKRITQISDLSTGFGTMLNSMQTKSVAKDIVRSMEMNGTLKTQPARQKPIEDRRQEDVEEEEEEEEEEDEEEEEEEDVVIREVGKDKKSAVLQPKKKSSTRRHKLVSNGKVTNGVNHLTNGSHSRAALNSEDSQEGSVGEPLLNGHHTDPSGEVSGPNHLASDSDSEVYCDSVDQFGQESSEHNRSLDDLEEEESHVLLPGEVLQESSPEVIRCGGEDGEAGGTMSQGQRLNVDVPRSSLIRRGHGSRSPGLGSGSMMPTHSSGDGDGGRWGGAVTPGGNLNEQIVVALARLQEDMQSVLERLHTLEALTASQARSVALSPTYASLPVNRRIQKPSWWPFDISPTSLAFAVIWPFVVQWLIRLFLQRRRRQIN